GATACAACGTGGCAGGCCTATTCATTCACACTGCACGCCCCTTTCTGGGATGCAGTAAACGTGGTGCTCAACTGGGCTGGCTATGTGGGCATGCTGGTGTTTCACGTAGTTCTGGCGGTCACGCTACTTATCTGGCGACGCCCCAGGGCTGCCGCCTTCTCCGCACTTGCCGGTCTTTCTGCCCTTGCACTCACGCAACTGGCTAAGGCCGTTGTTGGGCGGAATCGGCCCCAAGGCGCCAAGGTGCTCACAGATACCGGTTCATATCCGTCGGGGCATGTTTCTGCGACCACTGCCTTCCTCGTTGTCATGGCTTTGCTGATCGGCCGGCACTGGGCGAAAGTGCTGGCTGTTCTTGGGATACTCGCCATGATGGTCAGCAGGACATACTTGTCTGCCCACTGGTTAAGCGATGTCCTGGGCGGTGCTTGCCTTGCCGCCGGCGTGGTTCTCCTCTTGTGGTGGCCTATGCGCAATATATGTATCCAAGAGAATGAAACCGCTGGCGGGGAGACTATTTGGCGCGCAAGGGTTTTGCGACGCCAGCAAGCAGCAAGGCAACCAAAATAGGCGCAATGATGGCCAGCAGCGCCATGTGGATCCCGGTGAGGTCGCCAAGGTAACCCAGAAGCGGCGGGCCGGCCAAGAACGCGACGTAGCCAATGGTGGAGACCACGGAAACCCGGGCGGCCGCGTGCTTCGGATCATCGGCTGCAGCGGACATGCCCATGGGGAACGCAAGCGCGGCACCAACGCCCCAGAGTGCAGCACCAACGCCGGCCAGCACCACGTTTCCGGCAAAGACGAACAACCCCAGGCCCAGCGCTGCGGCGGCCATGCTGGCACGTAGTACTGCCACTCGGCCGAACCTGTCAATGACTTTGCCGCCGAGGAACCGCATCCCGGTCATAGCCGCAACGAAGAGCGCAAAGAGCAGTGCACCGGTCGCTTCGGAGGCACCCAGGCCGTCAACGGCGGCCTTTGCAATCCAGTCGTTTCCGGCCCCTTCCGTGAGCGTCGCACCCAAAACCACCACACCGATGAGTATGGTCCGGCCGTCCCGCCAAGCGGTGGGTCCCTTGGGAGCCGGCGCACCGTCGTCGAGCGTTTCAACCACTGCAGCCTCGTGCGGCAGGAAGTACCGCGGTACGGTCAGCACGAGGACAACAGCAAGGGCGGCGATCACGAGCAAATGCTCCGGCAGGCCGACACCAAGTTGCGAGAGTCCTGCGCCAATCAAGGCGCCCACAAACGCACCGCCGCTGAACGCAGCATGGAACTGCGGCATGATGGTGCGCTGGAGCCGGTGTTCGACGTCGGCCCCTTCGATGTTCTGGGCCACGTCCCACAGGCCGATGCCGATGCCAAAGAGGAAGAGCGCCATGGCCGTAGCTGGAACGGACGCGGCCATCAGGGAGAACGCGATGGCCGCACCGGCAGCGCCCGCCACAATACCGGCCACACGGACCGTATTCGCGGTGCCGATCCTGCCCACCACCCAGCCAGCGGACGGCAAAGCCACCAATGAACCGACGGCGGTGCAAAGCAAAAGCGTGCCCATTTGACCGGAGGTCAGGCTGAGGGCCTCCGTAACGGCTGGAATGCGTGCCGCCCAGCTGGCAAATACCAAACCGTTCATGGCGAAGATCAAGAACGTCGCCATGGCCGCTGCGTTGACGTTGGTGGTGCTTCTGGTGCTGGTGGTCATGCAATCACAACTTCCACGGAGAGTTTGTCGAGCCGGACAAGATCTTCAACGGATGGCTTCAGGTCTGTCACGATGACGTCCACAGCCTCCATGTCGGCAACCAAGGCCACCGCGCTGGCATTCCACTTGCTGCCGGAGCAGGCCACTATCACCCGCGACGCCGATTCCAGGCCGGCGCGCTTCACCGCGGCGTCGTCCAGGTCGTGGGCCAGCAGTCCGTCCTTAAGATTCAGCGCGCATGGCGTGACGACGGCGGTGTCGAACCGCAGCGAGCGGATGTTCGCTTCGGTCATGGGTCCGCGGAAGGACCTCTCGCCGGGAATGAGGCTGCCTCCGGGGAGAATGAGCTCCGGCCTGCGGCCTTCCTTGGTGTGCATTAGCGCCTCAACGCCGTGCAATGACATCGGCATCACTGTAAGTTCCCGCTGGCCCAGCCGACGCGCGATCTCGGTGGCGGTGGATCCGCTGTCCAGCCACACATGCTCGCGGTCCTTCAGCAGCGCATCAACAGCCGCTGCTATTTTGAGCTTCGCATCGTGTTCTTCCAGTTCGCGCTGCCCATAGCCGGGGTTGTCGCCGCGCGCTACCAGGCTGCGGGCGCCGCCGTGCACCCGCTTCAGCACTCCATTGGCAGCGAGGATCTCAAGGTCTCGACGGATCGTGGCGCCCGATGCTCCCGTTGCGGCGACCAGCTCGTCCACCGATGCTTCTTCGCGTTTACGCAGCAGCTCGCCAATGAGCCGGTGGCGGTCAGCAGTTCCCATGCTTCAAAGGTATCAACCGTATGCCCAGATGATCATTCAATCTGATCATTTGATCACAGATGCTCTCTCACATCCCAACCCTTAAACCCGAATGCTCTCTCACATCCCAACCCTTAAACCCGAATGCTCTCTCACATCCCAACCCTTAAACCCGAATGCTCTCTCATCAACTGAGAGAGCATCGGGCGTAAAGGGCCATGATGTGAGAGAGCGTGCGGATTAGCGGGCGCGCTCCACTCGTTTCTCATCCCATACGGGTTCCTCGGACTCGTAGACCTTGCCGTCGGAGCCGAAGATCAGGAAGCGGTCAAAGGACTTGGCGAACCAACGGTCGTGGGTGACAGCCAGGACGGTTCCCTCAAAAGCATCGATTGCCCGCTCCAAAGCCTCGCCGGAGTGCAGATCCAGGTTGTCGGTTGGCTCGTCAAGGAGCAACAACGTGGCTCCGGAAAGCTGCAGCAGCAGGATCTGAAAACGCGCCTGCTGGCCACCGGACAATGACTCGTACTTCTGTTCCGACTGCCCAGCCAATCCGTACGAGTCCAAGGCGCCAGCGGCGGCTTCGCGCGGCAGGCCCGATCGGTGTTCGTCTCCCCGGTGCAGGATCTCCAACAAGGTCCGGCCCAGCAAATCAGGGCGAACGTGTGTCTGCGCGAAGAAGCCGGGCCGGATACGGGCACCCAATTTCACAGTTCCTTCATGCGGAACTTCAGCTATGACAACGTCCGATACCGGCAAGTGCTCCCGCTCGGGATCGGTGCCACCCGTAGCGAGCAAGCGAAGGAAATGGCTCTTGCCGGAACCGTTGGAGCCCAACACGCCTACACGATCACCGAACCAGATCTCCGTGGAGAACGGCTTCATGAGGCCTGTCAGTTCAAGCTTCTCCGCCACGACTGCGCGCTTGGCGGTTCGCCCACCTTTGAGGCGCATTTTCACATTCTGCTCAATGGGCAGGGCCTCGGGTGGTCCGGCCTCCAGGAACTTTGCAAGACGGGTTTGCGCTGCCTGGTACCTGTTGGCCATGTCAGACCGGAACGCGGCCTTGTTCTTGTACATGTTGACGAGTTCTTTGAGCTTCACATGCTCCTCGTCCCAGCGCTTGCGGAGTTCCTCGAACCGGGCGTTCCTGTCGGCGCGCGCCTCTACATACGAGCCGAAACCGCCACCGTGGATCCACGCACCGGCACCATTGATGCCGGGTTCAAGCGTCACGATTCGTCCGGCGGCGTTGTTGAGCAGCTCGCGGTCGTGGCTGATGAACAGCACGGTCTTCTTGGATTCGTTGAGCTTGGATTCGAGCCAGCGCTTACCGGGGACGTCAAGGTAGTTGTCTGGTTCGTCCAGAAGCAGCAGTTCATCCGGACCCGCAAACAGGGCTTCCAACACGAGGCGTTTCTGCTCGCCACCGGACAGCGTCGAGGCGCGGCGGAACTGTGCTTTGTCGAAGGATATTCCCAAAGCCGCCATGCAGACTTCGTCCCAAACGGTCTCGACGTCGTAACCGCCGGCGTCTCCCCAGTCCACGATCGCCTGGGCGTACTTCATTTGGGTGGGTTCGTCGTCGTGCTCCATCATGGCGAGTTCCGCCTCTTCAACCGCCTTGGCAGCTGCCGCGAGGCCGGCTTGGGCCGTGGAAACCAGCAGATCCCGGACGGTTGATTCGTCCCGGACCTGGCCCACGAACTGCCGCATGATGCCCATGTTCCCGGATCGGCCAACAACGCCCTCGTCCGGTGTGAGATCGCCGGAAATGATCTTGAACAGCGTCGTTTTGCCGGTTCCGTTGGGTCCAATCAGCGCAGTCTTGGTGCCGTCAGGCACCTTGAAGGTCACGCCGTTGAGCAGCTGGGTGCCGTCGGAGAGGAAGTAGTCGATGCCGGAAACGTCAATATGGGCCACCGCCCAATCTTCCCACGGCCAGGTATTAAGGCTCGACGGCGGAACGTGGCGCGGGTGCCTAAGCGGGCTAAGCGTCCGGCTTTCGCCGGGCAAACTGCGGGGCGTGCTCGGGGCGTGGGCCGAAGGCAATCATCCGCGCAGGCAACTTCCGGAAAGCTGGGAATTTACGGACTACAAAGAGCAGTAGCTTCGGCGGCTTGGGCTCCTTACCCGCCATGACCTGTGCGAAGACAACGCGATGCAGCACCCGTTGAAATGTCTGCACGATCAGGGTTGGCGGCCACCGCCGCTTCTGGACGGCGGCGAGGTGATGGTCGTCGAGTGTTTTGCTCAGCAGCGGTGACGCAATGATCCGGGCCGCTGCGACGGCATCCTGCACCGCCAGGTTGATCCCCACACCACCGGCGGGTGACATCGCATGGGCCGCATCCCCAATCAGTAGGAGTCCCGGCTTATGCCATCGGGGTAAACGGTTGAGTTTCACGTCCAGCAGGTGGAGATCATCCATGGATCGGATGTTGTCCACGCGGTCGGCAAGATCTGGCCGCAACCTGGCAACGCGTGTGCGGAACGCCTCAACGCCTTCCGCCCGCAGCTTGGGGTCGAGGCCCTTCGCCGCAAGGTAGGCGATCTGATGGAAATCCTTCCGCGTCAAACTCAACAGAACGTCCGAAGTCCCGAAACTGGGCGAAATCGACGCCACGGGTTCCCTCTCATCGGCGTTCCTCGGAAGCCGGAACCACCACGTATCGAACGGCACCGGAAACTCGCGCGGGACCAGACCGGCCCGCGCACGAAGCACGGAACCACGGCCGTCACATCCCACCGTCAAGGCAGCCTTCAGTTCGCCCGTCCCCACAATCTCGCCAGTCAAAGGATCCCGGGTTCTGTACGCCACGCCCGAAACAACCCCGGACTCCTCACGCAGAAGCTCTGTGGCCTCGGTGTTCATCCGGAGCGTGAAGGTGGGTTCCTGCCTGGCTGCTTCCACAAGGAAGTTCAGCAAGTCCCACTGGGGAACCATGGCCACGTAGTTGTAGGGCGCCCTGAGTAGCCCGAAATCGGCAAGGACCACAGAGTCCCCGGTCCGTGCGGGCAGCCGGAAATTTCCGAGCTTGCTCTGGGGGAGCTGGCGGAACCCTTCACCCAACCCCAGTTCGTCGAGGAGGCGAATGGTGGAGGCGTGCACAGTGTCGCCGCGGAAATCCCGCAGGAAGTCGGCGTGTTTCTCCAGCACTGTGACTTCGACGCCGGCACGGGCCAGCAGCAAGCCAAGCACAATCCCGGCCGGCCCTCCGCCAACCACAACGCACTGCTTGCTGCTGTCCATAGCTTCTCCCGAGTTAGCCGGCGGCGGTGAGGAACGACTTCAACAACGGCCCGCTGGTGGTCGCACCCAGGCCGCCGTCTTCCACGAACACCGCAACCGCCAGGTCTCCGTGGACCGCAACGATCCATGCGTGCGTCTTGGGCGGATCGTCATTGCCGAACTCTGCGGTTCCCGTTTTTGCCCCGACCGGTGCACCGGGTACCTGGGCGAGGAATCCTGCGTGTCCGGAGGTCACCACTGCCCGCATCATGTCGGAGAGCGCGGCGGCCTCCTCCTTGGTAATTGGCTTGGTAGACGCCGGCGAGGCTGGCGCGGTGCTGGCGGAAGCTGACGACGGCGGTGCGCTGCCACTTTCCGTAGGCATCGCTCCAGCACTGGAGTTCTGCGCATCAGCGTTCAAAACCAGTTGAGGCGAGACCGGAGCGCCGTTGGCGACGGAGGCCGCCATGATGGCCGCAGATAATGGCGAGAAGAGCACCTTCCCTTGGCCGATCATCGATGCTGCATGTTCGGTGCCTTCGGCTGCACCGGGGACGGAACCGAGGAAGGCGTCGGCCCCGAGTTTGGGCGCTTCCACGGCAATGCCCAGTGCCATGGCCGCGGATTCAAGCTGGTCCTGGCTAACAGTGTCACGGGCATTGATGAACGCGGTGTTGCAGGAGTGTGCAAAAGCATCCCGCAGGGCCACCGAGCCCAAGGAGCTCTCCGGGTAGCCTTCGGCGTTCTTGAAGGTCCTGCCATCAACAGTCAGGGTCGGGGTGCATTCGACCTTGGAATCAGGCGTGGCGCCGTTGCGGAACAGCGCCAGGGAATCGACGATCTTGAACGTCGAGCCCGGAGCGTATTGCCCCAGCATCGCCGTGTTGTAACCGTTGCTGCCAGGGCCGGATGCGGCCGCGAGGACAGCTCCAGTGGAGGGCTTGAGAGCAACAATGGCTGACGCCGGCTCTACCCCGGCAAGCGTTTCTTCGGCCAGTTGCTGCAGCTTCAGGTCAAGGGTGGTCTTGAGCGTTGTTCCGGGCGCGGGGAGCGACGAGAAGAATACTTTGGTAGCAGGGGTCTCGCCTTGGGACTTCGCCTCCTGCTTAGCGACTATCTCCACACCATCCTTGCCACGCAACAGCGAATCGTATTTCTGCTGAAGGCCACCGGTTCCCGTGGTGTCACCGGCCCGCAAGGCGCCATTGGACTTTTCGATCTGCTCGGCACTTGCCTGACCCACACTTCCCAACAGGGCCCGGGCGAACGTGCGTGTCGGCGCCAAAGCCATGGAGTCCAGGATGCTCACCCCACC
This window of the Arthrobacter sp. StoSoilB5 genome carries:
- a CDS encoding phosphatase PAP2 family protein, with product MIRVLRPRQRPSWQIITPALLLLCGFAVPGAFLVAGQGEPAFDRIDTTWQAYSFTLHAPFWDAVNVVLNWAGYVGMLVFHVVLAVTLLIWRRPRAAAFSALAGLSALALTQLAKAVVGRNRPQGAKVLTDTGSYPSGHVSATTAFLVVMALLIGRHWAKVLAVLGILAMMVSRTYLSAHWLSDVLGGACLAAGVVLLLWWPMRNICIQENETAGGETIWRARVLRRQQAARQPK
- a CDS encoding MFS transporter: MTTSTRSTTNVNAAAMATFLIFAMNGLVFASWAARIPAVTEALSLTSGQMGTLLLCTAVGSLVALPSAGWVVGRIGTANTVRVAGIVAGAAGAAIAFSLMAASVPATAMALFLFGIGIGLWDVAQNIEGADVEHRLQRTIMPQFHAAFSGGAFVGALIGAGLSQLGVGLPEHLLVIAALAVVLVLTVPRYFLPHEAAVVETLDDGAPAPKGPTAWRDGRTILIGVVVLGATLTEGAGNDWIAKAAVDGLGASEATGALLFALFVAAMTGMRFLGGKVIDRFGRVAVLRASMAAAALGLGLFVFAGNVVLAGVGAALWGVGAALAFPMGMSAAADDPKHAAARVSVVSTIGYVAFLAGPPLLGYLGDLTGIHMALLAIIAPILVALLLAGVAKPLRAK
- a CDS encoding DeoR/GlpR family DNA-binding transcription regulator, with translation MGTADRHRLIGELLRKREEASVDELVAATGASGATIRRDLEILAANGVLKRVHGGARSLVARGDNPGYGQRELEEHDAKLKIAAAVDALLKDREHVWLDSGSTATEIARRLGQRELTVMPMSLHGVEALMHTKEGRRPELILPGGSLIPGERSFRGPMTEANIRSLRFDTAVVTPCALNLKDGLLAHDLDDAAVKRAGLESASRVIVACSGSKWNASAVALVADMEAVDVIVTDLKPSVEDLVRLDKLSVEVVIA
- a CDS encoding ATP-binding cassette domain-containing protein; the protein is MAHIDVSGIDYFLSDGTQLLNGVTFKVPDGTKTALIGPNGTGKTTLFKIISGDLTPDEGVVGRSGNMGIMRQFVGQVRDESTVRDLLVSTAQAGLAAAAKAVEEAELAMMEHDDEPTQMKYAQAIVDWGDAGGYDVETVWDEVCMAALGISFDKAQFRRASTLSGGEQKRLVLEALFAGPDELLLLDEPDNYLDVPGKRWLESKLNESKKTVLFISHDRELLNNAAGRIVTLEPGINGAGAWIHGGGFGSYVEARADRNARFEELRKRWDEEHVKLKELVNMYKNKAAFRSDMANRYQAAQTRLAKFLEAGPPEALPIEQNVKMRLKGGRTAKRAVVAEKLELTGLMKPFSTEIWFGDRVGVLGSNGSGKSHFLRLLATGGTDPEREHLPVSDVVIAEVPHEGTVKLGARIRPGFFAQTHVRPDLLGRTLLEILHRGDEHRSGLPREAAAGALDSYGLAGQSEQKYESLSGGQQARFQILLLQLSGATLLLLDEPTDNLDLHSGEALERAIDAFEGTVLAVTHDRWFAKSFDRFLIFGSDGKVYESEEPVWDEKRVERAR
- a CDS encoding FAD-dependent oxidoreductase, whose amino-acid sequence is MDSSKQCVVVGGGPAGIVLGLLLARAGVEVTVLEKHADFLRDFRGDTVHASTIRLLDELGLGEGFRQLPQSKLGNFRLPARTGDSVVLADFGLLRAPYNYVAMVPQWDLLNFLVEAARQEPTFTLRMNTEATELLREESGVVSGVAYRTRDPLTGEIVGTGELKAALTVGCDGRGSVLRARAGLVPREFPVPFDTWWFRLPRNADEREPVASISPSFGTSDVLLSLTRKDFHQIAYLAAKGLDPKLRAEGVEAFRTRVARLRPDLADRVDNIRSMDDLHLLDVKLNRLPRWHKPGLLLIGDAAHAMSPAGGVGINLAVQDAVAAARIIASPLLSKTLDDHHLAAVQKRRWPPTLIVQTFQRVLHRVVFAQVMAGKEPKPPKLLLFVVRKFPAFRKLPARMIAFGPRPEHAPQFARRKPDA
- a CDS encoding penicillin-binding transpeptidase domain-containing protein; this encodes MGKMRTRNLVLGLVALVMTGSLTACDDGRAGAETAAKQLASSLGALDVGSLTVEGKDAAAANDELKAVFEGLNAKPSVQSGEVKLDGGTATFPLNYSWNIGSAKWEYSSQATLKKSGDKWAVRWNPQLLAPELSDGETLSVKTVPAQRGQILGAGDAPIVEDRPVFRVGIDKTKLPADQADTSARAMAALLGLDPEEYAKQVAASGPQAFVEGIVLRAYTPEITEAKINAIPGGVSILDSMALAPTRTFARALLGSVGQASAEQIEKSNGALRAGDTTGTGGLQQKYDSLLRGKDGVEIVAKQEAKSQGETPATKVFFSSLPAPGTTLKTTLDLKLQQLAEETLAGVEPASAIVALKPSTGAVLAAASGPGSNGYNTAMLGQYAPGSTFKIVDSLALFRNGATPDSKVECTPTLTVDGRTFKNAEGYPESSLGSVALRDAFAHSCNTAFINARDTVSQDQLESAAMALGIAVEAPKLGADAFLGSVPGAAEGTEHAASMIGQGKVLFSPLSAAIMAASVANGAPVSPQLVLNADAQNSSAGAMPTESGSAPPSSASASTAPASPASTKPITKEEAAALSDMMRAVVTSGHAGFLAQVPGAPVGAKTGTAEFGNDDPPKTHAWIVAVHGDLAVAVFVEDGGLGATTSGPLLKSFLTAAG